One window from the genome of Nicotiana tomentosiformis chromosome 5, ASM39032v3, whole genome shotgun sequence encodes:
- the LOC104102356 gene encoding pentatricopeptide repeat-containing protein At2g22070, with protein sequence MNHQTSQSFGSQSHFYVSLLQDSLKTKKPFAIKLIHGSIIKSGLHLGVFLMNNLINGYAKTGFLSYARKVFDEMPVRDTSSWNTLLSGYSKQGSVNEAYSIFKEMPYRDSVSWTTMIVGYNLVGRFQVAIQMFLEMVSSDVLPSQYTFTSVLASCSAIRALYEGQKVHSFVVKFGLSSHVSVANSLLNMYAKSGDANAARNVFDRIVVKNTSSWNALISLHMQAGRVDLALAQFEQMDEHDIVSWNSMVTGYNQHGFDVLALNMFSRMLKESSLGPDRYTLASALSACANLGELNLGKQIHAYLIRTEFDTSGAVGNSLICMYSRCGGVDIARKILEKNRESSLNVIAFTALLDGYIKLGNISPARKIFDSLKDRDVVVWTAMIVGYVQNGLYDDAMELFRSMVKDGPDPNNYTLAAMLSVCSSVASLNHGKQIHSAAIKSGEALSVSVSNALITMYAKAGNISCARRVFDLIRLNRDTVSWTSMILALAQHGLGAEAIQLFEDMLALEMKPDHITYVGVLTACTHVGLVAQGRNYYKMMKQMHSIEPTSSHCACMIDLFGRAGLLEEAQDFIEKMPIEPDVIAWGSLLASCRVHKKVELAKVAADRLLSIDPENSGAYSALANVYSACGIWEEAAKIRKSMKDRQVKKEQGFSWIQLKNIVHVFGVDDGLHPQRDAIYKTMEKIWEDIKKMGFIPDTKSVLHDLDYEAKEQILRHHSEKLAIAFGLINTPENTTLRIMKNLRVCNDCHSAIKFISKLVGREIIVRDATRFHHFKGGFCSCRDYW encoded by the coding sequence ATGAATCATCAAACCTCACAATCCTTTGGTTCTCAGTCACATTTCTACGTATCACTTCTCCAAGACAGCCTGAAAACAAAAAAACCATTTGCCATAAAGTTAATCCATGGCAGTATAATCAAATCCGGCCTCCATTTAGGCGTTTTCCTTATGAATAATCTCATCAATGGTTATGCAAAAACTGGGTTTTTATCATATGCTCGtaaagtgtttgatgaaatgcctgTGAGAGATACTTCTTCTTGGAATACACTTTTATCTGGGTATTCGAAACAAGGTTCGGTTAACGAAGCATATTCGATATTTAAGGAAATGCCATATCGCGATTCTGTTTCGTGGACCACTATGATTGTTGGGTACAATTTGGTTGGTCGTTTTCAGGTTGCAATTCAGATGTTTCTTGAGATGGTTTCTTCTGATGTTTTGCCGTCCCAGTACACGTTTACAAGTGTTCTTGCTTCTTGTTCTGCAATTAGAGCATTATACGAGGGCCAAAAAGTTCACTCCTTTGTTGTTAAATTTGGGTTGAGTAGTCATGTTTCCGTGGCAAATTCTCTGTTGAATATGTATGCCAAGTCAGGTGATGCAAATGCAGCTCGAAATGTTTTTGACAGGATAGTTGTGAAGAACACCTCAAGCTGGAACGCGTTGATCTCGTTGCATATGCAGGCTGGTCGGGTGGATTTAGCACTGGCACAATTTGAGCAAATGGATGAGCATGACATAGTTTCGTGGAATTCAATGGTTACAGGCTATAATCAGCACGGCTTTGACGTTCTAGCTCTTAATATGTTTTCTAGAATGCTTAAAGAATCTTCACTGGGACCTGATAGATATACTTTAGCTAGTGCTTTATCAGCTTGTGCTAATCTTGGGGAGTTAAATCTAGGAAAACAAATCCATGCTTATCTTATCAGAACTGAATTTGACACGTCAGGAGCTGTTGGGAATTCTTTGATTTGTATGTATTCCCGATGCGGTGGGGTAGACATTGCTCGAAAAATTttggagaaaaatagagagtCTAGTCTAAACGTCATTGCATTTACTGCACTACTAGATGGGTACATAAAGCTTGGTAATATAAGTCCAGCAAGGAAGATCTTTGACTCATTGAAGGACCGTGATGTGGTTGTCTGGACAGCCATGATTGTTGGTTACGTTCAAAATGGCCTCTATGATGATGCAATGGAACTCTTCAGGTCAATGGTTAAAGACGGGCCAGACCCCAATAATTATACTCTAGCAGCAATGTTGAGTGTCTGTTCAAGTGTGGCATCCTTAAATCATGGTAAGCAAATCCATTCAGCAGCCATTAAGTCAGGGGAAGCATTATCAGTTTCTGTTAGCAATGCCCTGATAACTATGTATGCCAAGGCTGGAAATATCAGCTGTGCAAGGAGAGTATTTGATTTGATACGCCTGAACAGAGACACGGTCTCTTGGACTTCCATGATCTTGGCTTTAGCTCAGCATGGACTTGGAGCTGAAGCCATACAATTGTTTGAGGATATGCTTGCACTTGAAATGAAGCCTGATCATATCACGTATGTTGGTGTTCTTACTGCTTGTACACACGTAGGATTGGTCGCTCAAGGTCGTAATTATTACAAGATGATGAAACAGATGCACAGTATCGAACCCACCTCCAGCCACTGTGCTTGCATGATTGATCTCTTTGGTCGTGCTGGGTTGCTAGAAGAAGCACAAGACTTCATAGAGAAGATGCCAATTGAACCAGATGTGATTGCATGGGGTTCACTTTTAGCATCTTGTAGGGTTCACAAAAAAGTGGAGCTAGCAAAAGTTGCAGCCGACAGATTGCTTTCAATTGATCCTGAAAATAGTGGGGCCTACTCAGCACTTGCTAATGTGTATTCTGCTTGTGGAATATGGGAGGAAGCTGCCAAGATCAGAAAATCAATGAAGGATAGACAGGTCAAGAAAGAACAAGGATTTAGCTGGATTCAATTAAAAAACATAGTCCATGTCTTTGGGGTAGATGATGGGCTTCATCCGCAGCGAGATGCTATTTACAAGACAATGGAAAAAATCTGGGAAGATATAAAAAAGATGGGATTCATTCCAGACACCAAGTCAGTGCTGCATGATCTTGATTATGAGGCGAAAGAGCAGATTCTTAGACATCACAGTGAGAAGCTTGCAATTGCATTTGGGTTAATAAATACCCCGGAGAACACTACTTTAAGGATCATGAAGAACCTTCGAGTTTGTAATGACTGTCACTCAGCAATCAAATTTATCTCCAAGCTTGTAGGGCGAGAAATTATTGTTAGGGATGCCACTCGTTTTCACCACTTTAAAGGAGGTTTCTGCTCTTGTCGTGACTACTGGTAG